In Papaver somniferum cultivar HN1 chromosome 1, ASM357369v1, whole genome shotgun sequence, a genomic segment contains:
- the LOC113328026 gene encoding monooxygenase 2-like, giving the protein MENSVMKEEVVIVGGGIAGLATALALKRVGVKSLVLERSSELRVTGVAIALFSNAWIALESLGVAHKLTSLYKPYERAKVINVANGVTQETSFQKPGEESLEIGPRTIHRRALLEALLEELPTETVRFSSKLRSIEKTKTPQENDLFGVVIQLEDGTTIHTKVLIGCDGVHSLVAKWLGLKDVVNSGRCAVRGLGVFPEGHGLNHEVQNFVDKGSRFGIIPITDADVYWFMSYQSIPSKDEEMPKEDPRAIQKTILESASGFPQLVKDVIQRSDMQNISWEPLLFRYPWDLIFGRVSDGTVTVAGDAMHPMTPDLGQGGGSALEDAVILGRHIGNSYLRNGGMISQEDLEVEIQMYVKERRWRTTGLIITSYLSGWVQQSGGGGIGSSLRGVGWLMKFLRDTVFYKIMYPRLGGFLRYDCGKLPTGSA; this is encoded by the exons ATGGAAAATTCAGTAATGAAAGAGGAAGTAGTGATAGTTGGAGGTGGAATTGCAGGTTTAGCAACAGCATTAGCACTAAAGAGAGTTGGCGTTAAAAGTTTAGTGTTGGAGAGATCAAGTGAGCTTAGAGTCACTGGTGTTGCTATAGCTTTATTCTCAAATGCTTGGATTGCTCTTGAATCACTTGGTGTTGCTCACAAACTTACTTCTTTGTACAAACCTTATGAAAG agCAAAAGTTATCAATGTTGCAAATGGAGTTACCCAAGAGACTAGTTTCCAGAAACCAGG GGAGGAGTCTCTCGAAATTGGACCTAGAACTATACATAGAAGAGCCTTACTTGAAGCTTTACTGGAGGAATTACCAACCGAGACAGTTCGTTTTTCTTCAAAGCTTCGCTCAATTGAGAAAACAAAAACACCTCAAGAGAATGATTTATTCGGGGTGGTCATACAGTTGGAAGACGGGACAACAATTCATACAAAG GTTTTAATAGGATGTGATGGGGTGCACTCATTGGTGGCAAAGTGGCTAGGACTTAAAGATGTGGTTAATTCAGGACGATGTGCTGTGCGTGGATTAGGAGTGTTTCCTGAAGGCCATGGATTGAATCATGAAGTTCAAAATTTTGTTGATAAAGGTAGCAGATTTGGCATTATTCCTATTACTGATGCAGATGTCTACTGGTTCATGTCTTATCAATCCATTCCTAGTAAAG ATGAAGAAATGCCAAAAGAAGACCCAAGAGCCATACAAAAGACAATATTAGAGAGTGCTTCTGGTTTCCCACAACTGGTAAAAGATGTGATACAACGATCTGATATGCAAAATATATCTTGGGAACCATTACTATTTAGATACCCATGGGATCTTATATTCGGACGTGTATCGGATGGTACTGTAACTGTAGCAGGTGATGCTATGCACCCAATGACACCGGATCTTGGTCAAGGTGGTGGTTCAGCACTAGAAGATGCTGTGATATTAGGTCGCCATATTGGAAACTCGTATCTCAGAAATGGTGGAATGATATCACAAGAAGACTTGGAGGTTGAGATACAAATGTATGTTAAAGAGAGGAGATGGAGAACAACTGGTTTAATCATAACTTCGTATCTTTCTGGTTGGGTGCAACAAAGTGGCGGTGGTGGTATAGGATCTTCCTTGAGAGGAGTTGGATGGTTGATGAAGTTTCTCCGTGATACGGTATTTTATAAGATTATGTATCCCCGACTCGGTGGTTTTCTACGTTATGATTGTGGCAAATTACCTACCGGGTCAGCTTAG
- the LOC113283889 gene encoding monooxygenase 2-like — translation MENSVMKEEVVIVGGGVAGLATALALKRVGIKSLVLEKANELRVTGAALALFSNAWIALESLGVAHKLNPFYKPFEKVKVTNVANGVTQETNFHKQGEEGLAIGPRAVHRKALLEALLEELPIDTVRFSSKLRSIEKTKIRQDNDSFGVIVYLEDGTTIHTKVLIGCDGVHSVVSKWLGLKDPVHSGRCAVRGLGVFPEGHGLKHEAQQFVDRGRRFGIAPINNEDVYWFVAYQSIPNKDEEMAKGDPKVIQKIILESVSGSPQVVKDVIQQSEMQSLSWAPLLFRYPWDVIFGRLSDGTVTVAGDAMHPMTPDLGQGGCASLEDAVILGRHIGNSYIRNGGMISQEDLEVEIQMYVKERRWRTAGLITASYLSGWVQQSGGGGIGSSSRRVGWLMKFLRDSIFYKIIFRRLGSFLHYDCGKLPTGSA, via the exons ATGGAGAACTCAGTAATGAAAGAGGAAGTAGTGATAGTTGGAGGTGGAGTTGCAGGTCTAGCAACAGCATTAGCACTTAAGAGAGTTGGAATTAAGAGTTTGGTGTTAGAGAAAGCAAATGAGCTGAGAGTTACTGGTGCTGCTCTAGCTCTATTCTCAAATGCTTGGATAGCTCTTGAATCACTTGGTGTTGCTCACAAACTTAATCCTTTCTACAAACCTTTTGAAAA GGTAAAAGTTACTAATGTTGCAAATGGAGTTACCCAAGAGACTAATTTTCATAAACAAGG GGAGGAGGGGCTGGCAATTGGACCTAGAGCTGTACACAGAAAAGCCTTACTTGAAGCTCTACTAGAAGAATTGCCAATCGACACTGTCCGTTTTTCGTCAAAGCTTCGCTCGATTGAGAAAACAAAAATACGtcaagataatgattcattcGGGGTGATCGTATATTTAGAAGATGGGACAACCATTCATACCAAG GTTTTAATAGGGTGTGATGGGGTGCACTCAGTGGTGTCAAAGTGGTTAGGGCTCAAAGATCCGGTTCACTCAGGAAGATGTGCAGTGCGTGGATTGGGAGTGTTTCCAGAAGGTCATGGACTAAAGCACGAAGCTCAACAATTTGTAGATAGAGGTCGTAGGTTTGGCATTGCTCCTATTAACAATGAAGACGTTTATTGGTTCGTGGCTTATCAATCCATCCCTAATAAAG ATGAAGAAATGGCTAAAGGAGACCCAAAAGTCATACAAAAGATTATATTGGAGAGTGTTTCTGGTTCCCCGCAAGTAGTAAAAGATGTAATACAGCAATCTGAGATGCAAAGTTTATCATGGGCACCATTATTATTTAGATACCCATGGGATGTTATATTTGGACGTCTATCTGACGGTACTGTAACCGTAGCAGGTGATGCAATGCATCCTATGACACCAGATTTAGGTCAAGGTGGTTGTGCATCACTAGAGGATGCTGTGATATTAGGTCGCCATATAGGAAACTCGTATATCAGAAATGGTGGAATGATATCACAAGAAGACTTGGAGGTTGAGATACAAATGTATGTTAAAGAGAGGAGATGGAGAACTGCTGGTTTAATTACAGCTTCATATCTTTCTGGGTGGGTGCAacaaagtggtggtggtggtatagGATCCTCCTCGAGAAGAGTTGGATGGTTGATGAAGTTTCTTCGTGATTCAATATTTTATAAGATTATCTTTCGCCGACTCGGTAGTTTTCTACATTATGATTGCGGCAAGTTACCTACTGGATCAGCTTAA